From one Mustela nigripes isolate SB6536 chromosome 16, MUSNIG.SB6536, whole genome shotgun sequence genomic stretch:
- the GGA3 gene encoding ADP-ribosylation factor-binding protein GGA3: MAEAEGESLESWLNKATNPSNRQEDWEYIIGFCDQINKELEGPQVAVRLLAHKIQSPQEWEALQALTVLEACMKNCGRRFHNEVGKFRFLNELIKVVSPKYLGERVSEKVKTKVIELLYSWTLALPEETKIKDAYHMLKRQGIVQSDPAIPVDRTLIPSPPPRPKNPVFDDEEKSKLLAKLLKSKNPDDLQEANKLIKSMVKEDEARIQKVTKRLHTLEEVNNNVKLLNEMLLHYSKEDSSEADKELMKELFDRCENKRRTLFKLASETEDNDNSLGDILQASDNLSRVINSYKTVVEGQVINGEIASSAMPDTEGNHSRSQGTLIDLAELATPSSSSSTPAPAPGPPASGIPILPPPPQTSGPGRSHSSGQAEATAGPNSASSALCLLDEELLCLGLADPAPTAPPKESAANSQWSLFPNEQPDLDFCGPKPGSASCSPSDGPLVPASAPSAGSSQAPLPPPFPAPVVPASVPAPKAGSFLLPTGLAPAPAPKAESTALGYHGSALGDSSLHQLDALDHLLEETRATSGLVKPLSSIFFPGAGASPLIPASTTARPLLPFSPGPGSPLFQPPAFQSQGSPMKGPELSLASVHVPLESIKPSSALPVTAYDKNGFRILFHFAKECPPGRPDVLVVVVSMLNTAPLPIKSIVLQAAVPKSMKVKLQPPSGTELSPFSPIQPPAAITQVMLLANPLKEKARLRYRLTFALGEQLSTEVGEVDQFPPVEQWGNL; the protein is encoded by the exons ATAAGGCCACGAATCCTTCCAACCGCCAGGAGGACTGGGAATACATAATCGGCTTTTGTGATCAGATCAACAAAGAACTTGAAGG GCCGCAGGTCGCTGTCCGACTGCTGGCCCATAAGATCCAGTCTCCGCAGGAATGGGAGGCGCTCCAGGCGCTGACG GTGCTGGAGGCGTGCATGAAGAACTGCGGGAGGAGATTCCATAACGAGGTGGGAAAGTTCCGGTTTCTGAATGAGCTAATCAAAGTCGTCTCTCCGAAG TACCTAGGGGAGAGGGTGTCTGAGAAAGTGAAGACCAAGGTTATCGAGCTGCTTTACAGCTGGACATTGGCCCTGCCGGAAGAAACCAAGATCAAGGATGCTTACCACATGTTGAAGAGACAGG GCATCGTGCAGTCTGACCCAGCGATCCCCGTGGACAGGACGCTCATCCCGTCTCCACCACCTCGTCCCAAGAATCCTGTTTTTGATGATGAGGAGAAATCCAAG CTTTTAGCCAAgttgttaaaaagcaaaaacccagATGACCTACAAGAGGCCAACAAGCTCATCAAGTCCATGGTCAAGGAA GATGAGGCGCGGATCCAGAAGGTGACCAAGCGTCTGCACACTTTAGAGGAGGTTAATAACAACGTAAAGCTGCTCAATGAGATGCTGCTTCATTACAGCAAAGAGGACTCTTCGGAGGCCGATAAAGAGCTCATGAAG GAGCTGTTTGATCGGTGTGAGAATAAGAGGCGGACGTTATTCAAACTAGCCAGTGAGACAGAGGACAATGACAATAGTTTGG GGGACATCCTCCAGGCCAGTGACAACCTCTCCCGGGTCATCAACTCTTACAAAACAGTTGTCGAAGGGCAGGTTATCAATGGTGAGATCGCCAGCTCAGCCATGCCAGACACGGAAG GAAACCACTCTAGGAGCCAGGGCACGCTCATCGACCTGGCCGAGTTGGCCACACCCAGCAGCTCATCCTCCACGccggccccagcccctggcccaccGGCCTCTGGCATCCCTatcctccctccgcccccccaGACCTCGGGTCCTGGGCGCAGCCACTCCTCCGGCCAGGCTGAAGCCACCGCGGGACCCAACAGCGCAAGCAgcgccctctgcctgctggatGAGGAGCTGCTCTGCTTGG GCCTTGCTGACCCAGCCCCCACTGCTCCTCCCAAAGAGTCCGCTGCGAACAGCCAGTGGTCCCTGTTCCCG AACGAGCAGCCGGACCTGGACTTCTGCGGCCCCAAGCCCGGGAGTGCTTCCTGCAGCCCCTCCGACGGGCCTCTCGTCCCGGCCTCAGCACCCTCTGCAGGCAGCTCCCAGGCCCCGCTGCCGCCTCCCTTCCCAGCTCCTGTGGTCCCAGCCAGTGTTCCTGCCCCcaaagcaggctccttcctgctcccgACTGGACtggccccggccccagccccgaAGGCGGAGTCCACAGCCCTCGGGTACCACGGCTCCGCTTTGGGGGATAGCAGCCTGCACCAGCTAGATGCCCTTGACCATCTTCTTGAAGAGACCAGAGC gACCTCAGGCCTGGTGAAACCGCTCTCTTCCATCTTCTTTCCTGGGGCTGGCGCCTCCCCTCTGATCCCTGCCAGCACCACTGCTaggcctctcctccccttctccccagggcctggcagccCTCTCTTCCAGCCGCCTGCCTTCCAGTCCCAGGGCAGCCCCATGAAGGGGCCAGAGCTCTCCCTGGCCAGTGTGCACGTCCCCCTGGAATCTATCAAGCCAA GCAGCGCCCTTCCCGTGACGGCCTATGATAAAAACGGCTTCCGCATCCTCTTCCACTTTGCCAAGGAGTGTCCGCCCGGCCGGCCGGACGTGCTCGTGGTGGTGGTGTCCATGCTGAATACCGCTCCCCTGCCTATCAAGAGCATCGTGCTACAGGCCGCCGTGCCAAAG tcGATGAAGGTGAAGTTACAGCCACCCTCTGGGACAGAGCTGTCTCCATTTAGCCCCATCCAGCCGCCTGCAGCCATCACCCAGGTCATGCTGCTGGCCAACCCACTGAAG GAGAAGGCGAGGCTTCGGTATAGGCTGACGTTCGCCCTGGGAGAGCAGCTGAGCACAGAGGTGGGCGAGGTGGACCAGTTCCCTCCCGTGGAGCAGTGGGGTAACCTATGA